A stretch of Telopea speciosissima isolate NSW1024214 ecotype Mountain lineage chromosome 11, Tspe_v1, whole genome shotgun sequence DNA encodes these proteins:
- the LOC122645908 gene encoding norbelladine synthase-like: protein MHGQVSNDVEVGVPVDMVWDIYGTLKLAKVSAELLPGIVEKIEILEGDGGVGTMMKATFPPGSGFDYTIEKYTILDHDKHLKVAEIIEGGPLKLGFSLYRVRIETIEKDDNSTIIRSTIEYEIKEEFASNASFATTALLDLLANAIGKYLVVDQKKADE from the exons ATGCATGGACAAGTTTCAAACGATGTAGAGGTAGGAGTGCCAGTTGATATGGTTTGGGATATCTATGGTACTCTCAAATTAGCCAAGGTTTCCGCTGAACTACTCCCCGGCATCGTCGAAAAGATCGAAATTCTTGAAGGCGATGGAGGGGTTGGCACCATGATGAAGGCTACGTTTCCTCCag GAAGTGGTTTTGATTACACTATAGAGAAATACACAATACTTGATCATGACAAACACTTGAAGGTAGCCGAGATCATTGAAGGAGGTCCATTAAAACTTGGGTTCAGCTTGTATCGAGTTCGGATTGAAACAATAGAGAAAGATGACAATTCAACTATTATTAGATCAACCATTGAGTACGAAATCAAAGAAGAGTTTGCCTCCAATGCTTCTTTCGCCACTACCGCACTTTTAGATCTCCTTGCTAATGCAATTGGAAAGTATCTTGTTgttgatcaaaagaaagctgATGAGTAG